A stretch of DNA from Acidimicrobiales bacterium:
CGCATGGCCGACGGTTCCACCGTCGCCTTCTTCGAGGCTCCGGAGCTCCCGCCTCTCGAACCGCCCCCGCACCCCGCCTACGACACCTTCCAGCACCTGGCGATGCAGGTCGACACCCCCGAGTTGGTCGACCGGTGGCATGCGTGGCTGCAGGCCAACGGCATCGAGGTCCTCGGCCCCGTCGACCACAGGATCATCTACAGCGTCTACTTCCACGACCCGAACGGGCTGCGGCTCGAGATCACCACGCCGCTGTCGTCCGAGTGGAACGACAACGCCGAGGCGGCTCGGGCCGGCCTGGCCGACTGGGAGGCGGTCAAGGAGGAGGCCCGAGCCGCAGGGACCGACGTGGTCGACGTCCTCGCCGAGCTCACCCGCCGGCGCAGCCACCGACGTTCCTGAGAGGCCCCGCGGATAGGGGGCTCGTGCAGCCCACGCGTGGGAATTAGGCGGCCGAGCACCTGCTCAACAGCGGGGCCTCCGGCAGCACAGCACCGCAACACGAGACAAGGCGGACCTGTCCGCTGACGTTCCTAGGAGCACATCGTGGAGATACCCAAGCTCGTCAGCGTCGACGACCACGTCGTCGAGCCCCCGCACGTCTGGGAGCGCTGGCTCCCCCGGAAGCACCGAGAGCTCGGGCCGAAGGTGGTGCGGCGGGGCATCCGCGACATCGACTACGTCGGCACCGCCAGCTACGTCGAGCACTTCGACGACGACTCGCCGACCAAGGTCGACTGCTGGACCTACCTCGACCTCGTCTACACGCACAAGCGGATGGTGGCGGCGGCGGGCTGGCCGAAGGAGGAGATGACGCTCACGCCCATCACCTACGACGACATGCGCCCGGGGTGCTACGACCCGAAGGCCCGCCTCGACGACATGGACGCCGGCTGGGTCGAGGCCTCGATGTGCTTCCCGACCTTCCCCCGGTTCTGCGGCCAGACGTTCTACGAGGGCGACGACAAGGA
This window harbors:
- a CDS encoding VOC family protein; the protein is MTDATIKDETHSFDGLVPGAAERPGLPAMLSHVAYMTRDTAATADFYTRILGMELVNGVLDDAIPSTGEPVPYFHSFFRMADGSTVAFFEAPELPPLEPPPHPAYDTFQHLAMQVDTPELVDRWHAWLQANGIEVLGPVDHRIIYSVYFHDPNGLRLEITTPLSSEWNDNAEAARAGLADWEAVKEEARAAGTDVVDVLAELTRRRSHRRS